A window of the Gossypium arboreum isolate Shixiya-1 chromosome 2, ASM2569848v2, whole genome shotgun sequence genome harbors these coding sequences:
- the LOC108466323 gene encoding uncharacterized protein LOC108466323, producing MEPRKLERRKTMTMNWDGLGDDDDEFFEPSNRVSSAVPRDLTDEDSDDFDDCRLSFSSNGSPIHRATEVATVAPPRVAPSIMPPMSPNYDIWKSSPGSIKHRRQQLFQGMGLSANKELLSFKHLDTNEVLNGSVGTTLPPPPPPPKVTTTVTTDSKDEKNKKDGSKESKPRSASVGGSRSDGEMELLSIEKKRKQQLLGSVSKQSLRRTSSLMSTPRAQSHPNKEATAKKASPKDATSVASSGSNNNNNNNASTKQNDGLTSAFSDNNFEAFFLIKNLDNGKEFIVNEFDQDGMWNKLSDIQTGKQLTMDEFEKSVGYSPVVKDLMSRDENVNRMVTNQHGSDRKLNSYFSKSLKVSKKRGAAVLKSIKGVATSMTLRGEKEKEQNLFNIDQKKNNGNSNNNQWVKVRQTGKSYKELSALHLCQEIQAHEGSIWCIKFSTNARFLASAGEDTMIYVWEVQECEVTPINEACSSPEDKKKKGKGSSSSKKGNQLPNYVHVPETVFSLSDKPICSFKGHLDDVLDLSWSRSQQLLSSSMDKTVRLWDLDTKSCLKLFAHNDYVTCIHFNPMDDDHFISGSLDTKVRIWNIPKRQVVDWTDINEMVTAVCYTPDGQGAIIGTHKGNCRLYSTEDCRLTQLDQITSQNKKKDNTKKITGFQYCPINPTELLITSADSRIRVLDGPEVFYKFKGFKNTNSQIAATFTSDGTYVVSASEDSQVFIWRTEEPRNTGTGKRSVITARGHEYFPCKDVSVAIPWPGTIKSEPLSMTGSSHLKRNSKSLQVPNGESPTKNDHNKKILPLPPLPKKKSNHHLGKIITDEEGEMADSMSRSSTASASSRSSSVSNDDSSSSTSSMSRSSTLSGASNLNSSGSNQGSGSIRYGDSPSISSFIGSSPWSWFNVSGHGHNAAAWGLVIVTATLSGEIRIYQNFGLPRRVSRL from the exons ATGGAGCCTCGCAAATTAGAGCGAAGAAAAACCATGACCATGAATTGGGATGGCCTAGGTGACGATGATGATGAGTTCTTTGAACCTAGTAATAGAGTATCCTCCGCCGTGCCTCGAGACTTGACCGATGAAGATAGCGATGATTTCGATGATTGTCGACTTTCGTTCTCGTCCAATGGCTCACCCATTCATCGTGCAACGGAGGTGGCGACAGTCGCACCGCCAAGAGTGGCACCATCAATAATGCCACCAATGTCGCCTAATTACGATATATGGAAGTCATCGCCCGGGTCCATAAAGCACCGTAGACAACAATTATTTCAAGGGATGGGCTTATCCGCTAACAAAGAGCTTTTAAGCTTCAAACATTTAGATACCAATGAGGTACTTAATGGTTCGGTTGGGACGACactaccaccaccaccaccaccacccaaAGTTACAACTACAGTTACAACTGATTCTAAAGATGAGAAAAACAAGAAAGATGGTTCGAAAGAAAGCAAGCCACGTTCTGCGTCGGTGGGCGGATCTCGATCCGACGGCGAAATGGAGCTGCTTTCGATCGAAAAGAAACGAAAACAACAGTTGCTCGGTTCGGTATCGAAACAAAGCTTGAGGAGAACTTCGTCATTAATGTCAACACCCAGAGCACAATCGCATCCTAACAAAGAAGCAACCGCTAAGAAAGCTTCACCTAAAGATGCTACCTCCGTGGCGAGTAGTGGtagcaacaacaacaacaataacaatGCTTCGACGAAGCAAAACGACGGTTTAACGTCTGCTTTTTCGGACAACAACTTTGAAGCATTTTTCTTAATCAAGAATTTGGATAACGGGAAAGAATTTATCGTCAACGAGTTCGATCAAGACGGAATGTGGAACAAGTTGAGCGATATCCAAACGGGTAAACAATTAACAATGGATGAATTCGAGAAATCGGTAGGGTATTCGCCGGTGGTTAAAGATTTAATGAGCCGTGATGAAAATGTTAACCGCATGGTAACGAACCAACACGGCAGCGACCGGAAACTCAACTCTTATTTTTCAAAGAGCTTGAAAGTAAGCAAAAAGCGCGGCGCCGCCGTGTTGAAAAGCATCAAAGGGGTGGCAACTTCGATGACGTTGAGAGGTGAAAAAGAAAAGgaacaaaatttatttaatatcgaTCAAAAGAAGAACAAcggaaatagtaataataatcaaTGGGTGAAAGTTCGACAAACGGGGAAATCGTATAAGGAATTGAGTGCTTTACATTTATGCCAAGAGATTCAAGCTCATGAAGGGTCGATTTGGTGTATAAAATTCAGTACCAACGCCAGGTTTTTGGCTAGCGCCGGTGAAGATACGatgatatatgtatgggaagTACAAGAATGTGAAGTGACGCCGATAAATGAAGCGTGTTCATCCCCGGAAGATAAAAAGAAGAAAGGAAAAGGATCGTCGAGTAGTAAAAAAGGGAATCAACTTCCTAACTATGTTCATGTGCCGGAAACTGTGTTTTCATTGTCGGATAAGCCGATCTGTTCTTTCAAAGGACATTTGGATGATGTTTTGGACTTGTCTTGGTCTCGATCCCAG CAATTGCTTTCGTCTTCTATGGACAAAACCGTAAGGTTATGGGATTTGGATACCAAGAGCTGCCTAAAATTATTTGCCCACAATGATTATG TAACATGCATACATTTCAATCCAATGGATGACGATCATTTCATAAGTGGGTCACTTGATACAAAAGTTAGGATTTGGAACATACCAAAGAGGCAAGTTGTTGATTGGACTGACATTAATGAAATGGTTACTGCTGTCTGTTACACTCCTGATGGTCAg GGTGCCATAATTGGTACACATAAAGGCAATTGTCGACTATACAGTACTGAGG ATTGCAGATTAACTCAATTAGATCAGATCACCAGTCAAAACAAGAAGAAAGACAATACTAAAAAGATCACTGGTTTTCAA TATTGTCCGATTAATCCAACCGAATTACTTATCACTTCTGCCGATTCCCGAATACGAGTTTTGGATGGTCCCGAAGTCTTTTATAAATTTAAAG GGTTCAAAAATACAAACAGTCAAATTGCAGCTACGTTTACATCCGACGGAACATATGTGGTCAGTGCAAGTGAAGATTCTCAGGTTTTCATATGGAGAACCGAAGAGCCTCGGAACACCGGCACCGGAAAACGATCGGTGATCACCGCACGAGGCCACGAATATTTCCCATGCAAAGACGTTTCGGTAGCAATCCCATGGCCAGGCACTATCAAAAGCGAGCCCCTGTCAATGACAGGATCATCGCATTTGAAACGGAACTCCAAAAGTTTACAAGTTCCCAACGGCGAATCCCCGACTAAAAATGATCACAACAAGAAAATTTTGCCCTTACCGCCACTTCCGAAAAAGAAGAGCAACCACCATCTAGGCAAAATTATAACTGACGAAGAAGGTGAGATGGCCGATTCGATGTCGAGGTCTTCCACTGCTTCGGCTTCAAGTCGAAGTAGTTCGGTCTCAAATGATGATTcatcatcatcaacatcatcGATGTCAAGGTCTTCCACTCTTTCCGGTGCCAGTAACTTGAACTCTTCAGGTTCGAACCAGGGTTCGGGTTCAATAAGATACGGTGATTCACCATCGATATCTTCTTTCATAGGATCGTCGCCTTGGTCGTGGTTCAATGTCAGCGGTCACGGACACAATGCGGCAGCTTGGGGACTAGTAATTGTGACGGCCACTTTGAGTGGCGAAATAAGGATTTACCAAAATTTCGGGTTACCACGTAGAGTTAGTCGCCTCTAA
- the LOC108466324 gene encoding uncharacterized protein LOC108466324 codes for MTENIRLEDSSPLATVEDIQKRLLRPASLHSPPEGSNSLALKVNSKQSGRTVKKRLEDYLDPVILAAISSKISRSKKVKLETKFKGFEWPVDELKVFVEEDSRNSNGGSWRNKAIDLNDDFDVLRDGSDGDEEIGSPFQRVGKKTALKKFEH; via the exons ATGACAGAGAACATAAGGCTTGAAGATTCCAGTCCTCTCGCCACCGTAGAAGATATCCAAAAGCGCCTCCTCCGCCCTGCCTCGCTTCATTCTCCGCC GGAAGGTTCAAACTCTTTGGCATTGAAAGTGAATTCGAAACAGAGCGGAAGAACAGTTAAAAAAAGGCTGGAAGATTATTTAGATCCGGTCATTCTAGCAGCGATCTCGTCCAAGATAAGCCGCTCAAAGAAGGTAAAATTGGAGACGAAATTTAAAGGATTTGAGTGGCCTGTTGATGAACTTAAGGTGTTCGTGGAAGAGGATTCGAGGAACTCTAACGGAGGCAGCTGGAGAAACAAAGCCATTGATCTTAACGATGATTTCGATGTGCTCCGGGATGGCAGTGATGGAGATGAAGAGATCGGTTCTCCGTTTCAGCGTGTGGGAAAAAAAACGGCGTTGAAAAAATTCGAACATTGA